In Mixophyes fleayi isolate aMixFle1 chromosome 4, aMixFle1.hap1, whole genome shotgun sequence, the following proteins share a genomic window:
- the MANSC1 gene encoding MANSC domain-containing protein 1 produces the protein MGVSVLILLSVLLRATVCASQKCDLQSMQDMVIDVSAAVARGARFSDPVHASGVEECVNTCCTQLFGSGLRPCNLAIYDSRKINSQQNCYLFHCPKVDSCPMSALPGVLSYRLWIASDPDPTEVKPQQPLMFSEQTKTRSSTGKKSKPALHPPGSEQKESDETPSPHDLTENKLTSAPSQSAEGEVEHRANIDESDTPGRITTQLLHLAENIDKHLEKIESKSQAAKVSNNPIQVLHLSSNAAEPAVETTITSTHGETKRIPSDTKRPKATVKEKKTETIEVHYPTQASKTPGVIPGRTSHMPSTVAPQAVPGTKANLIAPTTTSQDVGDAQKVPSSDVTGIGADSDNTTARTIAEDLKIGHANTHTDIPTPDMVHQTQPPPAVTRPSSLRTSVSKDTKPILKNEVRPSTKGKEPEGTLPEPNSLAEQDPSPPLVHLEKVPRKIDNMGALPGDNPPTDDRNGLVAALVFGVVFLLVVIGLVSRKVAEARQRHQYTKLDYLINGMYVDT, from the exons ATGGGTGTCtctgtgctcatccttctctctgtcctgctGCGGGCGACCGTCTGCGCGTCTCAGAAATGTGACCTTCAGTCCATGCAAGACATGGTGATTGATGTCAGCGCGGCCGTGGCTAGAGGTGCCCGATTTTCTGACCCGGTCCATGCCAGCGGAGTGGAGGAGTGCGTGAACACCTGCTGCACCCAACTCTTCGGTTCAG GTCTTCGCCCCTGCAATCTCGCCATCTATGACTCGCGGAAAATCAACAGCCAACAAAACTGTTACCTCTTCCACTGCCCCAAGGTGGATTCTTGCCCTATGTCGGCCCTTCCGGGGGTCCTGAGTTATCGTCTCTGGATAG CAAGTGATCCTGATCCGACCGAGGTAAAACCACAGCAGCCGCTGATGTTCAGTGAGCAGACCAAAACTCGGAGCTCCACGGGAAAGAAATCGAAACCTGCTCTGCATCCGCCAGGCTCCGAACAAAAGGAATCAGACGAAACACCCAGTCCACATGACCTCACCGAAAACAAATTGACTTCTGCTCCCTCACAGAGCGCGGAAGGTGAGGTCGAACACCGGGCAAACATAGACGAGTCCGACACACCAGGGCGTATCACGACTCAGCTGCTCCACCTGGCCGAGAATATAGACAAACACTTGGAGAAGATAGAGTCCAAATCACAAGCAGCCAAAGTCTCCAATAATCCCATCCAGGTTCTCCACCTCTCCTCTAATGCCGCTGAGCCCGCCGTAGAGACGACCATAACCTCCACACACGGAGAGACGAAGAGAATCCCGTCTGACACCAAGAGGCCAAAAGCCACCGTTAAGGAGAAAAAAACTGAGACCATTGAGGTTCATTACCCTACACAAGCCTCCAAGACTCCAGGCGTTATACCTGGCAGAACTTCACACATGCCCAGTACAGTGGCCCCGCAGGCTGTACCCGGGACAAAGGCCAATCTTATTGCTCCCACTACTACTTCTCAGGACGTTGGAGATGCCCAGAAAGTGCCAAGCTCTGATGTTACTGGCATAGGCGCCGACTCTGACAATACTACAGCCAGAACCATAGCAGAAGACCTAAAGATTGGTCATGCAAACACCCACACAGACATCCCCACCCCTGACATGGTCCATCAAACCCAACCGCCCCCAGCGGTGACTCGTCCTTCTAGCTTACGGACTTCTGTCTCTAAAGACACAAAACCCATCCTTAAAAATGAAGTCCGCCCTTCTACCAAAGGCAAGGAGCCCGAAGGGACCCTCCCTGAACCCAATTCCTTAGCAGAGCAAGACCCCTCCCCGCCTCTTGTGCATCTGGAGAAGGTACCCAGGAAAATTGACAATATGGGGGCTCTGCCGGGTGACAACCCCCCCACCGATGACCGAAACGGTTTGGTGGCTGCTCTTGTTTTTGGAGTGGTGTTTCTTCTTGTGGTGATTGGCCTGGTTAGCCGGAAGGTGGCTGAAGCCCGGCAACGTCACCAGTACACCAAACTGGATTATCTCATAAATGGCATGTACGTGGACACCTGA